A single window of Usitatibacter rugosus DNA harbors:
- the yihA gene encoding ribosome biogenesis GTP-binding protein YihA/YsxC: MSAKPEKDRIRKPRLKDVKEKGVKEKRTRKPDDFTVGTPRVASSGSSKALNLASAAFAISVHDTELLPAPGAPEVAFAGRSNAGKSSAINTLTGRRRLAFASKTPGRTQLINFFTLDGAAYLVDLPGYGYAGVPLEVRKHWEVLVGRYVAERESLAGVVLMMDARHPLTPLDHELLAWLAPSNRPVHVLLTKSDKLSKQAAQRTLQQTRSGLSKLHGNSTVQLFSSLKREGLSEATAKITEWVRDAKNKTPPKGE; the protein is encoded by the coding sequence ATGAGCGCAAAGCCCGAGAAGGATCGCATTCGAAAACCTCGCCTGAAAGACGTGAAGGAAAAGGGCGTCAAGGAAAAGCGGACGCGTAAGCCGGACGATTTTACCGTAGGCACCCCCCGGGTCGCCAGCAGCGGCTCCTCGAAGGCCCTCAACCTCGCTTCGGCGGCGTTCGCGATCTCCGTGCACGACACGGAGCTGCTCCCCGCGCCCGGGGCTCCCGAAGTCGCCTTCGCGGGCCGCTCCAACGCCGGCAAGTCGAGCGCCATCAACACGCTCACCGGCCGGCGGCGCCTGGCCTTCGCGAGCAAGACGCCGGGACGCACGCAGCTCATCAACTTCTTCACGCTGGACGGCGCGGCCTATCTCGTCGACCTGCCCGGCTATGGCTACGCGGGCGTGCCGCTCGAGGTGCGCAAGCATTGGGAGGTCCTGGTGGGGCGCTACGTGGCGGAGCGCGAGTCGCTCGCCGGCGTCGTGCTGATGATGGACGCGCGCCATCCGCTCACGCCGCTCGACCACGAGCTGCTCGCGTGGCTCGCGCCCTCGAACCGTCCGGTGCATGTGCTGCTCACCAAGTCGGACAAGCTTTCGAAGCAAGCCGCGCAACGCACGCTGCAGCAGACACGCTCGGGCCTTTCGAAACTCCATGGAAACTCGACGGTGCAGCTTTTCTCCAGCCTGAAGCGCGAGGGCCTCAGCGAGGCGACCGCGAAGATCACCGAGTGGGTTCGCGACGCAAAAAACAAAACCCCGCCTAAAGGGGAGTAA
- a CDS encoding penicillin-binding protein 1A, with amino-acid sequence MTSRWWFYPALIFVSLALVAAGVGALTVVLLWPNLPGLDVLTNYRPKIPLRVYSADGDLIGEFGEEKRALVRLDDVPQVMKQAILAAEDDRFYQHGGVDYVGVARAAVANLQGRREGASTITMQVARTFFLTREKTFARKLSEVLLAFKIEANLTKDQILELYLNQIFLGQRAYGFAAASQIYFGKDLKAISPAEAAMLAGLPQAPSRQNPLVNPKRAQQRQQYVLRRMADLGWLAPDQYKKALAEPLRLNTDLRDTYAFRADYVAEMARAAVFEQYGEPAYVSGIKVYTTVKRKDQEDANAALRAGVLEYDRRHGYRGPEGRADLPDQAGSELDDAVEEALQDREAVADLVPAVVLAASAKEVTAVMRRGDVVKISGDGLKFAARSLAGGNPDRALRRGSIIRLQPGDKGAWNIAQTPKVEAALVAVDPRNGSIRALAGGFDFNASKFNHVTQAWRQPGSSFKPFIYSAALEKGFTAATVLNDAPFVIEAAKTGGQLWEPKNYDGKYEGPMRLRTGLAKSKNMISIRLLQAIGPGYAQDYIQRFGFDPKMHPAYLTMALGAGSATPLQMAAAYSTFANGGYRIKPWFIAKIVDDRGETLYAAKPEVAGEDAERVLDPRNAFMMNSLMRDVVRYGTATPAMKLGRNDLAGKTGTTNEHVDAWFAGFQQTLVAVAWIGFDTPAGLGPNETGGVAALPIWMGYMQGALKGVPEAELDVPSGVVAVAINPATGFRETGGKTVEYFYAETQPGTGEEGAFARDSSRPPEEVKNQIF; translated from the coding sequence ATGACCTCTCGCTGGTGGTTCTACCCCGCCCTGATCTTCGTCTCCCTGGCCCTTGTCGCGGCCGGCGTGGGGGCGCTCACGGTCGTCCTGCTGTGGCCAAACCTTCCGGGTTTGGACGTCCTTACAAACTATCGGCCGAAGATCCCGCTCAGGGTCTACAGCGCGGACGGCGACCTGATCGGTGAATTCGGCGAGGAGAAGCGCGCGCTGGTCCGGCTGGACGACGTGCCCCAGGTGATGAAGCAGGCGATCCTCGCCGCGGAGGACGACCGGTTCTACCAGCACGGCGGCGTGGACTACGTGGGCGTGGCCCGCGCGGCCGTCGCCAACCTGCAGGGCCGGCGGGAGGGCGCCAGCACGATCACCATGCAGGTGGCGCGCACCTTCTTCCTCACGCGGGAGAAGACCTTCGCCCGCAAGCTCTCCGAGGTGCTGCTCGCCTTCAAGATCGAGGCCAACCTCACCAAGGACCAGATCCTCGAGCTCTATCTGAACCAGATCTTCCTCGGCCAGCGGGCCTACGGGTTCGCCGCGGCCTCCCAGATCTACTTCGGCAAGGACCTGAAGGCCATCAGCCCGGCCGAAGCCGCCATGCTGGCCGGCCTGCCCCAGGCGCCGTCGCGGCAGAACCCCCTCGTCAACCCGAAGCGGGCCCAGCAGCGCCAGCAATACGTCCTGCGCCGCATGGCGGACCTCGGATGGCTGGCGCCCGACCAGTACAAGAAGGCGCTCGCCGAGCCGCTGCGCCTGAACACCGACCTTCGCGACACCTACGCTTTCCGGGCCGACTACGTGGCCGAGATGGCGCGCGCCGCCGTCTTCGAGCAGTACGGCGAGCCGGCCTATGTGAGCGGGATCAAGGTCTACACGACGGTCAAGCGCAAGGACCAGGAGGACGCCAACGCGGCCCTCCGCGCCGGGGTCCTCGAGTACGACCGGCGCCACGGCTATCGCGGCCCCGAGGGCCGGGCCGACCTGCCCGACCAGGCCGGTTCCGAGCTGGACGACGCCGTCGAGGAAGCGCTGCAGGACCGCGAGGCGGTGGCCGACCTGGTCCCCGCGGTGGTCCTCGCCGCATCGGCGAAGGAAGTGACCGCCGTGATGCGCCGCGGCGACGTGGTGAAGATCTCGGGCGACGGGCTCAAGTTCGCCGCGCGCTCGCTGGCCGGCGGCAACCCGGACCGGGCGCTGCGCCGCGGATCGATCATCCGCCTGCAGCCGGGCGACAAGGGCGCGTGGAACATCGCGCAGACGCCGAAGGTCGAGGCGGCGCTGGTCGCCGTCGATCCGCGCAACGGGTCGATCCGAGCGCTGGCCGGCGGATTCGACTTCAATGCGAGCAAGTTCAACCACGTGACGCAGGCGTGGCGCCAGCCGGGATCGAGCTTCAAGCCGTTCATCTATTCGGCCGCGCTCGAGAAGGGCTTCACCGCGGCCACCGTGCTGAACGACGCGCCCTTCGTGATCGAGGCGGCCAAGACCGGCGGCCAGCTCTGGGAGCCGAAGAACTACGACGGCAAGTACGAAGGGCCGATGCGGCTCCGCACGGGGCTCGCGAAGTCGAAGAACATGATCTCGATCCGCCTGCTGCAGGCGATCGGTCCCGGCTACGCGCAGGACTACATCCAGCGCTTCGGCTTCGATCCCAAGATGCACCCGGCCTATCTCACGATGGCGCTGGGCGCGGGCTCGGCCACGCCGCTGCAGATGGCCGCGGCCTATTCGACGTTCGCCAACGGCGGCTACCGCATCAAGCCGTGGTTCATCGCGAAGATCGTCGACGACCGCGGCGAGACGCTCTATGCCGCGAAGCCGGAAGTCGCCGGCGAGGATGCCGAGCGCGTCCTCGACCCGCGCAATGCCTTCATGATGAACAGCCTCATGCGCGACGTGGTGCGCTACGGCACCGCCACGCCCGCGATGAAGCTCGGCCGCAACGACCTCGCGGGCAAGACGGGCACGACCAACGAGCATGTCGACGCGTGGTTCGCCGGCTTCCAGCAGACCCTGGTCGCGGTGGCGTGGATCGGCTTCGACACGCCCGCGGGCCTGGGGCCGAACGAGACGGGCGGGGTCGCCGCGCTGCCGATCTGGATGGGCTACATGCAAGGCGCGCTGAAGGGCGTGCCGGAAGCGGAGCTGGACGTACCGTCGGGCGTGGTGGCCGTGGCCATCAACCCCGCGACCGGTTTCCGCGAGACGGGCGGCAAGACGGTGGAATACTTCTATGCGGAGACACAGCCCGGCACCGGCGAGGAGGGCGCCTTCGCGCGCGATTCGAGCCGGCCGCCCGAGGAAGTGAAGAACCAGATCTTCTAG
- the hemB gene encoding porphobilinogen synthase produces the protein MRRARRDDFSRRLVRENGLSPDNLILPVFVLDGAKKTEPVASMPGVLRRTVDELLPVAEQALTLGIPALALFPVIEPGLKTAGAEEAWNAKGLVPRAVRELKKRFPELGVITDVALDPYTTHGQDGLIDTSGYVVNDETLVALSKQALAHAEAGVDIVAPSDMMDGRVAALRRAMDEKGFIHTRILAYSAKYASAFYGPFRDAVGSGTSLGKGDKKNYQMDPANSDEALHEIALDLEEGADYVMVKPGMPYLDIVRRVKDRFGVPTFVYQVSGEYAMLQAAAAQGWIDGEACMMEALLSFRRAGADAILTYFAIDAAKRLKG, from the coding sequence ATGCGCCGAGCGCGCCGCGATGATTTCTCGCGCCGCTTGGTGCGCGAGAACGGCTTGTCGCCGGACAATCTCATCCTGCCGGTCTTCGTGCTCGACGGCGCGAAGAAGACCGAGCCCGTGGCCTCGATGCCGGGCGTGCTTCGCAGGACCGTCGATGAGCTTCTGCCCGTCGCCGAGCAAGCCCTCACTTTGGGCATTCCCGCGCTCGCGTTGTTCCCGGTCATCGAGCCGGGCCTGAAGACGGCCGGCGCCGAGGAGGCCTGGAACGCGAAGGGCCTCGTGCCGCGCGCCGTCCGCGAGCTGAAGAAGCGCTTCCCCGAGCTGGGCGTCATCACCGATGTCGCGCTCGACCCGTACACCACGCACGGACAGGATGGCTTGATCGACACATCCGGCTACGTCGTGAACGACGAGACGCTGGTCGCGCTGTCGAAGCAAGCACTGGCTCACGCTGAAGCGGGCGTCGACATCGTCGCGCCCTCGGACATGATGGATGGGCGTGTCGCCGCATTGCGACGCGCGATGGACGAGAAGGGCTTCATCCACACACGCATCCTCGCGTACTCGGCCAAATACGCATCGGCTTTCTACGGACCGTTCCGCGACGCCGTCGGCTCGGGGACGAGCCTGGGCAAGGGCGACAAGAAGAACTACCAGATGGACCCCGCGAACTCCGACGAGGCGCTGCACGAGATCGCGCTCGACCTCGAAGAGGGCGCGGACTACGTGATGGTGAAGCCGGGGATGCCCTACCTCGACATCGTGCGGCGAGTGAAGGACCGCTTCGGCGTTCCGACCTTCGTCTACCAGGTGAGCGGCGAGTACGCGATGCTGCAGGCCGCCGCGGCACAAGGGTGGATCGACGGCGAGGCCTGCATGATGGAAGCGCTGCTGTCGTTCCGCCGTGCCGGGGCCGACGCGATCCTCACCTACTTCGCGATCGACGCGGCCAAGCGCCTCAAGGGTTAA
- a CDS encoding pilus assembly protein PilM, whose amino-acid sequence MIKEKLAAQFDFLKAKTPPLVGCDISSSSVKLVEIVEAGRNVYRVERYAIEPLPKDTVVDGNIANIEAAGEALKRAHKALGSRIKNVALALPAAAVITKKVILPGGQREEDMEVQVQGEANQYIPFSLDEVNLDFQVLGPAPSGEDEVEVLIAASRKEKIEDRVAATEAAGLKTIVMDVESYASQTAFELICGGNSGISESDVTVVVDIGATITRVTVLHNGQTVYTREQQIGGNLLTQDIARQFDMPPEEAEAAKRVGNLPENFGPDVLQPFNEKIVLEIQRALQFFFTSTQFNKVDHILLTGGCAMLDGLEEMVAQRTQVHTIVANPFANMALSSRIKPRQLTIDAPSLMIACGLAMRRFDPS is encoded by the coding sequence ATGATTAAAGAAAAATTAGCGGCCCAATTCGATTTCCTTAAAGCCAAGACGCCGCCCCTCGTTGGGTGCGACATCAGCTCGTCCTCGGTCAAGCTGGTGGAAATCGTCGAGGCCGGCCGGAATGTCTATCGCGTCGAGCGCTATGCGATCGAACCGCTCCCCAAGGACACGGTCGTCGATGGAAACATTGCAAACATCGAGGCCGCGGGCGAGGCGCTGAAACGCGCCCACAAAGCCCTCGGGTCCCGGATCAAGAACGTCGCCCTTGCCCTCCCGGCCGCGGCCGTGATCACCAAGAAGGTGATCCTGCCCGGCGGCCAGCGCGAGGAGGACATGGAAGTCCAGGTCCAGGGCGAGGCCAACCAATACATTCCTTTCTCCCTGGACGAGGTCAACCTCGACTTCCAGGTCCTCGGCCCGGCCCCGTCCGGCGAGGACGAGGTGGAAGTCCTGATCGCCGCCTCCCGCAAGGAAAAGATCGAGGACCGCGTGGCCGCCACGGAAGCCGCCGGCCTGAAGACCATCGTCATGGACGTGGAGTCCTACGCGTCCCAGACGGCGTTCGAGCTGATTTGCGGTGGAAATTCCGGCATCTCCGAGAGTGACGTGACGGTGGTGGTCGACATCGGCGCCACGATCACGCGCGTGACGGTCCTGCACAACGGCCAGACGGTCTATACCCGCGAGCAGCAGATCGGCGGAAACCTTCTGACCCAGGACATCGCCCGCCAGTTCGACATGCCCCCCGAAGAAGCCGAGGCGGCCAAGCGGGTCGGCAACCTCCCCGAGAACTTCGGGCCGGACGTCCTGCAGCCCTTCAACGAGAAGATCGTGCTGGAAATCCAGCGCGCCCTTCAGTTCTTCTTCACCTCGACCCAGTTCAACAAGGTCGACCACATCCTGCTCACGGGCGGCTGCGCCATGCTCGACGGGCTGGAGGAGATGGTCGCCCAGCGCACCCAGGTCCACACGATCGTCGCGAACCCGTTCGCGAACATGGCGCTGTCCTCGCGGATCAAGCCGCGCCAGCTCACGATCGACGCGCCCTCGCTCATGATTGCCTGCGGCCTGGCGATGCGGAGGTTCGACCCGTCATGA